Proteins encoded in a region of the Streptomyces sp. NBC_00258 genome:
- a CDS encoding PAS domain S-box protein, translating into MVIVDDMGTMRLVNAQTEALFGYRREELLGQPVELLIPGRFRAHHVQHRDGYAANRQVRPMGAGLELHGLRRDGTEFPVEISLSPLETADGLLVSAAVRDVSDRRRAEERINELAALVESSQDAILAKTLDGHITYWNAAAQRLYGYTRDDVMGRHVSLLAPSERRHEIDALMDQLRDGERIEHFETLRQTRSGGLLDVDITLWPTRSPDGTVIGACAIVRDISDRKRAEAELTVLYEQQRHIALTLQRSLMGTPPAIPGLATASRYRPATQGAGVGGDWFDLVPLGAGRVGVLIGDVMGRGLEAAAVMGQLRSAAHALAKTGMQPRQLMQALETVVADLDVPDQLVTCCYLVIAADAGEVIICSAGHLPTLIAAPGEGARALSAPVNAPLGVGGVLYEQTSAEIPAGATLVLYTDGLIETPGSDIEDQLAQLTDVLSDLFTTAPDLEVAADRVLAALLPDAEGHNDDVTLLLTQLPDAPLAAVTTDLPAVPESVPEGRAFLTKALTSWDCTTTADDARLLLSEILTNAVQHAQGPLGLHLCRTATELTVEVSDHSPHLPQPRLAAEDEESGRGLILVRALADTWGVRPTDEGKTTWFTLAL; encoded by the coding sequence ATGGTCATCGTCGACGACATGGGAACCATGAGACTCGTCAACGCCCAGACCGAGGCGCTCTTCGGCTACCGACGCGAAGAACTCCTCGGCCAACCCGTCGAGTTGCTCATCCCCGGCCGCTTCCGTGCCCACCACGTCCAGCACCGCGACGGCTATGCCGCCAACCGTCAGGTGCGCCCGATGGGAGCGGGCCTGGAGTTGCACGGGCTGCGCAGGGACGGCACCGAGTTCCCGGTCGAGATCAGCCTCAGCCCGCTGGAGACCGCCGACGGCCTGCTCGTCTCCGCCGCCGTCCGTGACGTCAGCGACCGCAGGCGGGCCGAGGAACGTATCAACGAGCTGGCCGCACTCGTCGAGTCCTCCCAGGACGCGATCCTCGCCAAGACCCTCGACGGTCACATCACCTACTGGAACGCCGCCGCCCAACGGCTGTACGGGTACACCCGGGACGACGTCATGGGCCGCCATGTGTCCCTGCTCGCCCCGTCCGAACGCCGCCACGAGATCGACGCGCTCATGGACCAACTGCGCGACGGCGAGAGGATCGAGCACTTCGAGACCCTGCGGCAGACCCGTTCCGGTGGCCTGCTGGACGTCGACATCACCCTGTGGCCCACCCGCTCCCCGGACGGAACGGTCATCGGGGCGTGCGCCATTGTCCGTGACATCAGCGACCGCAAGCGGGCCGAAGCGGAACTGACCGTCCTGTACGAACAGCAACGGCACATCGCCCTCACCCTGCAGCGCAGTCTGATGGGCACACCGCCCGCCATCCCGGGGCTGGCCACCGCCAGCCGTTACCGGCCCGCCACTCAGGGGGCCGGGGTGGGCGGCGACTGGTTCGACCTCGTCCCGCTGGGAGCCGGCCGGGTCGGCGTCCTGATCGGTGATGTGATGGGCCGCGGCCTGGAAGCCGCCGCAGTCATGGGCCAGTTGCGCTCCGCCGCACATGCCCTGGCCAAGACCGGCATGCAGCCCCGACAGCTCATGCAGGCCCTGGAGACGGTCGTCGCCGATCTGGACGTGCCCGACCAGCTGGTCACCTGCTGCTATCTGGTGATCGCGGCCGACGCGGGTGAGGTGATCATCTGCTCGGCCGGACACCTGCCCACCCTCATCGCCGCACCTGGTGAAGGCGCCCGGGCGCTGTCGGCACCCGTGAACGCACCCCTCGGTGTCGGTGGAGTCCTCTACGAGCAGACCAGCGCGGAGATCCCGGCCGGTGCCACACTCGTGCTCTACACGGACGGCCTGATCGAAACCCCGGGCAGTGACATCGAGGACCAACTCGCGCAGCTCACCGACGTACTGAGTGACCTCTTCACCACCGCCCCCGACCTGGAAGTCGCCGCCGATCGCGTCCTGGCCGCTCTGCTGCCCGACGCGGAGGGCCACAACGACGACGTCACCCTGCTGCTGACCCAGCTCCCGGACGCGCCCCTGGCCGCTGTCACCACCGACCTGCCCGCCGTCCCCGAATCAGTACCCGAGGGCCGGGCCTTCCTTACCAAGGCGCTCACCTCCTGGGACTGCACGACAACCGCGGACGACGCACGACTCCTGCTCTCCGAGATCCTGACCAACGCCGTTCAGCACGCCCAGGGTCCCCTCGGCCTGCACCTGTGCCGCACCGCCACCGAACTCACCGTCGAGGTCAGTGATCACAGTCCGCATCTGCCCCAGCCGCGGCTCGCAGCCGAGGACGAGGAATCCGGACGAGGACTGATCCTCGTCCGGGCCCTTGCCGACACCTGGGGCGTCCGTCCCACCGACGAGGGCAAAACCACGTGGTTCACCCTCGCGCTGTAG
- the adhE gene encoding bifunctional acetaldehyde-CoA/alcohol dehydrogenase, translating to MTRHDDSRPRTASGNDAPSDIAVAVDRLVADGLKALADYESMDQEQIDHIVKKASVAALDQHTGLARLAVQETGRGVFEDKAAKNMFACEHVTHSMGRMKTVGVIARDDIDDMVEIAEPVGVLCAITPVTNPTSTTLFKALMALKTRNPIVFAFHLSAQRCSAEAARIVRDAAVAAGAPEHCVQWIESPSIDATSALMHHSGVSLILATGGNAMVKAAYSAGKPALGVGAGNVPAYVHKSARLRRAINDLVLSKAFDNGMICASEQAVILDTEIYDAALAEFRILHAHLATAEEKRKLEAYLFPTDSSNRGHTRSEVGGGCEPKVNSAAVGRSPAWIAEQAGFTVPADTSLILVEADHVGPDEPLTREKLCPVLTVLRAGSQRQGFDLAADMIAFHGQGHSAVIHTEDAALAEAYGTRMKTVRVIVNAPSSQGAIGGIYNSLLPSLTLGCGSWGSTSVSNNVSAANLLNIKRVTGRHNNLQWFKVPPKIYFEPGSISYLSSMPEVHRVTIVTDATMTRLGFVDRVGRVLQRRPQPVTVQIIDNVEPEPSIDSVRRGARLMHDFRPDTIIALGGGSPMDAAKVMWLLYEQQAIGKEMDFADMRQKFSDIRKRAFRFPVLGERARLVCIPTTSGTGAEVTPFAVISDPATGKKYPLADYALTPSVAIVDPLLTADLPPALAADSGFDALTHAIEAYVSVYANDFTDGPALHAIRLVFDNLEPAVNDRDARPEAREKMHNAGTIAGMAFGNAFLGIVHAMSHTLGATFHIAHGRTNAVLLPHVIRYNGTVPTKLTGWPKYEHYRAPERFQDIARTLGLPAATPAEGVESLAAAVERLRDGVRIEPSFHDLGIDEQTFLDALPQQALNAYEDQCAPANPRMPMLDDMQQLMRTAYHGERVAPGE from the coding sequence ATGACCCGGCATGACGACAGCCGACCTCGGACCGCTTCAGGCAACGATGCGCCGTCGGACATCGCCGTCGCCGTGGACCGGTTGGTCGCCGACGGGCTCAAGGCGCTCGCCGACTACGAGTCCATGGACCAGGAGCAGATCGACCACATCGTCAAGAAGGCCTCGGTAGCCGCCCTGGACCAGCACACCGGGCTGGCCCGCCTCGCCGTGCAGGAGACCGGCCGCGGAGTCTTCGAGGACAAGGCCGCCAAGAACATGTTCGCGTGCGAGCACGTCACCCACAGCATGGGCCGAATGAAGACCGTCGGGGTCATAGCCCGCGACGACATCGACGACATGGTCGAGATCGCCGAACCGGTCGGCGTCCTGTGCGCGATCACACCGGTCACCAACCCGACCTCGACCACGCTCTTCAAGGCCCTCATGGCGCTGAAGACCCGCAATCCGATCGTCTTCGCCTTCCATCTCTCCGCCCAGCGCTGCAGCGCGGAGGCGGCCCGCATCGTCCGGGACGCGGCCGTCGCCGCGGGAGCGCCGGAGCACTGCGTGCAGTGGATCGAGTCCCCCTCCATCGACGCGACGAGCGCACTGATGCACCACTCCGGTGTCTCGCTGATCCTCGCGACCGGCGGCAACGCCATGGTCAAAGCCGCCTACTCGGCCGGGAAACCCGCGCTCGGGGTGGGCGCCGGCAACGTCCCCGCCTACGTCCACAAGAGCGCCCGTCTGCGCCGCGCCATCAACGACCTCGTGCTGTCCAAGGCGTTCGACAACGGCATGATCTGCGCCTCCGAGCAGGCCGTCATCCTGGACACCGAGATCTACGACGCGGCGCTGGCCGAGTTCCGCATCCTGCACGCCCACCTGGCCACCGCCGAGGAGAAGCGGAAGCTGGAGGCGTACCTCTTCCCCACCGATTCCTCGAACCGGGGGCACACCCGGTCGGAGGTCGGGGGAGGCTGTGAGCCCAAGGTCAACTCCGCGGCCGTCGGCCGGAGCCCGGCATGGATCGCCGAACAGGCCGGCTTCACCGTGCCCGCAGACACCTCGCTCATCCTCGTCGAGGCCGACCATGTCGGCCCGGACGAACCACTGACCCGCGAGAAGCTGTGCCCGGTTCTGACCGTGCTGCGCGCCGGCTCACAACGGCAGGGCTTCGACCTGGCCGCCGACATGATCGCCTTCCACGGCCAGGGCCACAGCGCCGTCATCCACACCGAGGACGCGGCACTGGCCGAGGCGTACGGCACACGCATGAAGACGGTACGGGTGATCGTCAACGCTCCGTCCTCGCAGGGCGCGATAGGCGGCATCTACAACAGCCTGCTCCCTTCGCTGACCCTGGGCTGCGGCTCCTGGGGCAGTACCTCGGTGTCCAACAACGTGTCCGCCGCCAACCTGCTGAACATCAAGCGCGTCACCGGTCGCCACAACAACCTCCAGTGGTTCAAGGTGCCGCCGAAGATCTACTTCGAGCCGGGATCCATCAGCTACCTCTCGTCCATGCCGGAGGTCCACCGCGTCACGATCGTCACCGACGCGACCATGACCCGTCTCGGCTTCGTGGACCGTGTCGGCCGCGTCCTGCAGCGCCGCCCCCAGCCCGTGACAGTGCAGATCATCGACAACGTCGAGCCCGAACCGAGCATCGACTCCGTGCGGCGCGGAGCCCGTCTCATGCACGACTTCCGCCCGGACACCATCATCGCGCTGGGCGGCGGCTCACCCATGGACGCCGCCAAGGTGATGTGGCTGCTGTACGAGCAGCAGGCCATCGGCAAGGAAATGGACTTCGCCGACATGCGGCAGAAGTTCTCCGACATCCGCAAACGCGCCTTCCGCTTCCCGGTCCTGGGCGAGCGCGCCCGCCTGGTGTGCATTCCGACCACCTCCGGCACCGGCGCCGAAGTCACCCCGTTCGCCGTGATCTCCGACCCGGCGACCGGCAAGAAGTACCCCCTTGCCGACTACGCGCTCACCCCCAGTGTGGCCATCGTCGACCCGCTGCTCACCGCCGACCTGCCCCCGGCCCTCGCGGCCGACAGCGGGTTCGACGCTCTCACTCACGCCATCGAGGCGTATGTGTCCGTCTACGCGAACGACTTCACCGACGGCCCTGCCCTGCACGCCATCAGGCTCGTCTTCGACAACCTCGAACCGGCCGTGAACGACCGCGACGCCCGGCCCGAGGCGCGGGAGAAGATGCACAACGCGGGCACGATCGCCGGCATGGCCTTCGGCAACGCCTTCCTCGGCATCGTGCACGCCATGTCCCACACGCTCGGCGCGACCTTCCACATCGCTCACGGCCGCACCAACGCCGTCCTGCTGCCGCACGTCATCCGCTACAACGGCACCGTCCCGACGAAGCTCACCGGCTGGCCCAAGTACGAGCACTACCGCGCCCCCGAGCGGTTCCAGGACATCGCCCGCACCCTCGGCCTGCCCGCGGCCACCCCGGCCGAGGGTGTCGAGTCGCTGGCCGCCGCCGTCGAACGGCTGCGCGACGGCGTGCGCATCGAACCGTCGTTCCACGACCTCGGCATCGACGAGCAGACCTTCCTCGACGCCCTGCCCCAGCAGGCTCTCAACGCCTACGAGGACCAGTGCGCGCCCGCTAACCCACGCATGCCCATGCTCGACGACATGCAACAGCTCATGCGCACGGCCTACCACGGCGAGAGGGTCGCTCCCGGCGAATAG
- a CDS encoding CBS domain-containing protein, which produces MKTRTVGEVMTSEVVEARPETSFKDVARLLDGHRISGLPVVDHDDKVLGVISETDLIHRQAFRADHGRERRFRMPARRRAARAATAKATAVTAEELMSTPAITVHPEQRVADAARVMERHHIERLPVVDEEDRLIGIATRRDLLRVFLRTDDEIRQEVIDEVLTQAMLLPPQSVFVSVNDGVVTLEGRLERRSDIPLTIRLTWRVDGVVGVMNSLTFRIDDTRPPESHPSHRIDHHWLPER; this is translated from the coding sequence GTGAAGACCCGCACCGTCGGCGAGGTGATGACCAGCGAGGTCGTCGAAGCCCGCCCGGAGACGTCGTTCAAGGACGTGGCACGGCTGCTGGACGGGCATCGCATCAGTGGCCTGCCCGTCGTGGATCACGACGACAAGGTCCTGGGAGTGATCTCCGAGACCGACCTGATACACCGGCAGGCGTTCCGCGCCGACCACGGCCGGGAGCGCCGCTTCCGGATGCCCGCGAGGCGGCGTGCGGCCCGCGCGGCGACCGCCAAGGCGACTGCCGTGACCGCGGAGGAGCTGATGTCCACGCCCGCGATTACCGTGCACCCGGAACAACGCGTCGCGGACGCCGCACGTGTGATGGAGCGCCACCACATCGAGCGACTCCCGGTGGTGGACGAGGAGGACCGCCTGATCGGCATCGCCACGCGCCGCGACCTCCTGCGCGTCTTCCTCCGGACGGACGACGAGATCCGGCAGGAGGTGATCGACGAGGTCCTGACCCAGGCCATGCTCCTGCCGCCCCAGAGCGTGTTCGTCTCGGTCAACGACGGGGTGGTCACGCTGGAAGGCCGGCTGGAGCGCCGCAGCGACATTCCGCTCACGATCCGGCTGACCTGGCGGGTGGACGGAGTCGTCGGCGTGATGAACAGCCTGACGTTCCGCATCGACGACACCCGCCCGCCCGAGAGTCACCCTTCACACAGGATCGACCACCACTGGCTTCCGGAGCGGTGA
- the ppdK gene encoding pyruvate, phosphate dikinase produces MAHYVYEFAEGGRDMADLLGGKGANLAEMTRMGLPVPPGFTVSTEACRAFLATGSEPDGLFREVSSHLTTLEQAAGRLLGQPDDPLLLSVRSGGRFSMPGMMETILDIGLNDDSVLGLAKSSGNERFAWDSYRRLVQMFGSTVMGVDSALFEGTLARLKDMRGAADDLHLDATDLAGLVEAYKDLIHHETGEDFPQLPAEQLRRAVLAVFESWNGERARLYRRREHIPDDLGTAVNVQTMVFGNLGPDSGSGVAFTRDPATGAPGVYGDYLANAQGEDVVAGIRNTIPLDGLKDLDPTSYTQLRDHMRTLETHYRDLCDIEFTIERGRLWMLQTRVGKRTAEAAFAISAALVDEELITTDEGLARVGGDGLSRLMFPRFDTSKVGPALAHGIPASPGAAVGAAVFDSAEAVRRAAAGEKVVLVRQETTPDDLPGMIAAQAVLTSRGGKTSHAAVVARGMGKVCVCGAEELGVDTGARRFTADGTTVEEGTVISVDGSEGAVYLGAAPLVDSSVMRYFETGEHSAGLVEAVARAMNRADGVRRLGVRANADTPEDAARARRFGAEGIGLCRTEHMFLGERRQLVEAMILARTDAERERALDGLLPLQREDFIGILEAMDGLPVTIRLLDPPLHEFLPDRTELAVRLAAAEAHGNPPSAHDSELLDAVNRMHEENPMLGLRGVRLGLVAPGLVAMQVRAIAEAVVERKRAGGDPQAEIMVPLIDTVEELRLVREEVEQVLAEVSNASGVPVQCPVGTMIELPRAALTAGAIAQEAEFFSFGTNDLTQTTWGFSRDDVEAAFFSAYLDKGIFKVSPFETIDREGVGRLVEIAIAEGRAAHPGLKIGVCGEHGGDPESVHFFHTVGLDYVSCSPFRVPVARLEAGRAALHGPADNDDSK; encoded by the coding sequence ATGGCCCACTACGTGTACGAATTCGCCGAGGGCGGCCGTGACATGGCCGACCTGCTCGGCGGCAAGGGCGCCAACCTGGCCGAGATGACCCGGATGGGCCTGCCCGTGCCGCCCGGGTTCACCGTCAGCACGGAGGCCTGCCGTGCCTTTCTCGCGACCGGCAGCGAGCCGGACGGGCTGTTCCGCGAGGTCTCCAGCCACCTGACCACCCTGGAGCAGGCCGCCGGGCGGCTTCTGGGGCAGCCGGATGACCCGTTGCTTCTGTCCGTCCGCTCCGGGGGCCGCTTCTCCATGCCCGGCATGATGGAGACGATCCTCGACATCGGGCTCAACGACGACTCCGTGCTGGGCCTCGCGAAGTCCTCCGGCAATGAGCGCTTCGCCTGGGACTCCTACCGCCGCCTCGTGCAGATGTTCGGCAGTACCGTCATGGGAGTCGACAGCGCGCTGTTCGAAGGCACCTTGGCCCGCCTCAAGGACATGCGCGGCGCGGCCGACGACCTGCATCTGGACGCCACCGACCTCGCCGGGCTGGTCGAGGCCTACAAGGACCTGATCCACCACGAGACCGGCGAGGACTTCCCGCAGCTGCCCGCCGAGCAACTGCGGCGTGCGGTCCTCGCCGTCTTCGAGTCCTGGAACGGCGAACGCGCACGGCTCTACCGCCGCCGCGAGCACATCCCGGACGACCTCGGTACCGCGGTCAACGTCCAGACCATGGTCTTCGGCAACCTCGGTCCCGACTCCGGCAGCGGCGTCGCCTTCACCCGGGACCCGGCCACCGGCGCCCCGGGCGTGTACGGCGACTACCTGGCCAACGCCCAGGGCGAGGACGTCGTCGCGGGCATCCGCAACACCATCCCGCTCGACGGACTGAAGGACCTGGACCCGACCTCGTACACGCAACTGCGCGACCACATGCGGACGTTGGAGACCCACTACCGCGACCTGTGCGACATCGAGTTCACCATCGAGCGCGGCAGGCTGTGGATGCTGCAGACGCGGGTCGGAAAGCGCACCGCGGAGGCCGCGTTCGCCATCTCCGCCGCGCTGGTCGACGAGGAACTGATCACCACGGACGAGGGCCTGGCGCGGGTCGGCGGAGACGGACTGTCCCGGTTGATGTTCCCTCGCTTCGACACCTCGAAGGTCGGCCCAGCACTCGCGCACGGTATCCCGGCCTCACCGGGGGCCGCCGTGGGCGCCGCGGTCTTCGACTCCGCCGAGGCCGTCCGTCGCGCCGCGGCCGGGGAGAAGGTGGTCCTCGTACGCCAGGAGACCACCCCCGACGACCTGCCTGGCATGATCGCCGCCCAGGCCGTGCTGACCAGCCGCGGCGGCAAGACGAGCCACGCCGCCGTGGTCGCCCGCGGCATGGGCAAGGTCTGCGTCTGCGGCGCCGAGGAACTCGGCGTGGACACCGGCGCGCGGCGCTTCACCGCCGACGGCACCACGGTCGAGGAAGGCACGGTCATCTCGGTGGACGGCTCCGAAGGCGCCGTGTACCTGGGCGCCGCCCCGCTTGTCGACTCCTCCGTGATGCGCTACTTCGAGACCGGCGAACACTCGGCGGGACTGGTCGAGGCCGTGGCCCGCGCGATGAACCGGGCCGACGGAGTACGACGCCTGGGCGTGCGGGCGAACGCCGACACCCCCGAGGACGCGGCCCGGGCCCGCCGGTTCGGTGCCGAGGGCATCGGCCTGTGCCGCACCGAGCACATGTTCCTCGGCGAGCGCCGACAGCTGGTCGAGGCGATGATCCTCGCCCGCACGGACGCCGAACGCGAACGGGCCCTCGACGGGCTGCTGCCCCTGCAGCGAGAGGACTTCATCGGCATCCTGGAGGCGATGGACGGCCTGCCGGTCACCATCCGCCTCCTCGACCCGCCCCTCCACGAGTTCCTGCCCGACCGCACGGAACTCGCCGTACGGCTCGCCGCTGCCGAGGCCCACGGCAACCCACCGAGCGCACACGACTCCGAGCTGCTCGACGCCGTGAACCGCATGCACGAGGAGAACCCGATGCTCGGCCTGCGCGGCGTACGACTGGGCCTGGTGGCGCCGGGCCTGGTCGCCATGCAGGTACGGGCCATCGCCGAGGCGGTCGTGGAGCGCAAGCGCGCGGGCGGAGATCCCCAGGCGGAGATCATGGTGCCGCTGATCGACACCGTCGAGGAACTGCGGCTGGTACGCGAAGAAGTGGAGCAGGTCCTCGCCGAGGTCTCCAACGCCTCGGGCGTCCCCGTCCAGTGCCCGGTGGGCACGATGATCGAGCTGCCGAGGGCCGCCCTCACAGCGGGCGCGATCGCGCAGGAGGCGGAGTTCTTCTCCTTCGGCACCAACGATCTGACCCAGACCACCTGGGGCTTCTCCCGCGACGACGTGGAGGCGGCGTTCTTCTCCGCCTACCTCGACAAAGGCATCTTCAAGGTGTCCCCGTTCGAGACGATCGACCGGGAAGGTGTCGGCCGCCTGGTCGAGATCGCGATCGCAGAGGGCCGCGCCGCGCACCCCGGGCTGAAGATCGGCGTCTGCGGCGAGCACGGAGGCGACCCCGAGTCGGTCCACTTCTTCCACACAGTGGGGCTCGACTACGTCTCCTGCTCCCCGTTCCGCGTCCCGGTCGCCCGCCTCGAGGCCGGACGGGCCGCGCTCCACGGGCCTGCGGACAACGACGACAGCAAGTGA
- a CDS encoding universal stress protein, with product MRACPAHRSIGRDGHDHPPCDRRRGIVAPEFDAELTAQVRHELSDVLRSWRTKFPGVEVHEQTVIGGEGSNLVDASRDAALVVVGRRTRHAQFGTHIGPVTHAVLHHATAPVAVVPHD from the coding sequence ATCCGTGCCTGCCCGGCCCATCGATCCATAGGAAGGGACGGACATGACCACCCGCCATGTGACCGTCGGCGTGGAATCGTCGCCCCCGAGTTCGACGCCGAACTGACGGCCCAGGTACGGCACGAGCTGAGCGACGTACTGCGGTCGTGGCGGACGAAGTTCCCCGGTGTCGAGGTGCACGAGCAGACTGTGATCGGCGGAGAGGGCTCGAACCTGGTGGATGCCTCACGGGACGCGGCACTCGTGGTCGTCGGCCGCCGTACCCGGCACGCGCAGTTCGGGACTCACATAGGCCCCGTGACCCATGCGGTCCTGCATCACGCCACCGCGCCGGTAGCGGTGGTCCCGCACGACTGA
- a CDS encoding DUF4389 domain-containing protein, producing MTTLVGFPDHPVRVNAELDAPLSRWLWLVKWILVIPHYVVLFLLWIAFAVVSVIAFFAILFTERYPRALFDFNLGVLRWSWRVAYYSYGALATDRYPPFSLRAEPDYPARLDIAYPERLSRGLVLVKWWLLAVPHLIVVGFFLGGYHLGWWSGGLVALLTVVAGVIMAFTEEYPKDLFDLILGLNRWVLRVAAYVGLMTDSYPPFRLDMGGTEPADAEELS from the coding sequence ATGACGACCCTCGTGGGATTCCCGGACCACCCGGTCCGGGTGAACGCGGAGCTCGACGCGCCGCTGTCCCGGTGGCTGTGGCTGGTGAAGTGGATCCTGGTCATTCCGCACTACGTGGTGCTGTTCCTCCTCTGGATCGCCTTCGCCGTGGTGAGCGTGATCGCGTTCTTCGCCATCCTGTTCACCGAGCGCTATCCGCGCGCACTCTTCGACTTCAACCTGGGTGTGCTGCGCTGGAGTTGGCGAGTCGCCTACTACTCGTACGGCGCCCTGGCCACCGACCGCTACCCGCCGTTCAGTCTGCGTGCGGAACCCGACTACCCTGCGCGGCTGGACATCGCCTACCCGGAACGGCTCTCCCGGGGCCTGGTGCTGGTGAAGTGGTGGCTGCTGGCCGTCCCGCACCTCATCGTCGTCGGCTTCTTCCTCGGCGGCTACCACCTCGGGTGGTGGTCGGGCGGACTCGTCGCCCTGCTGACCGTCGTCGCCGGCGTGATCATGGCCTTCACCGAGGAGTACCCGAAGGACCTGTTCGACCTGATCCTCGGTCTCAACCGCTGGGTGCTGCGCGTCGCCGCGTATGTCGGCCTGATGACCGACTCGTACCCGCCGTTCCGGCTGGACATGGGCGGCACCGAACCGGCCGATGCGGAGGAGTTGTCGTGA
- a CDS encoding pyridoxamine 5'-phosphate oxidase family protein, giving the protein MATENAQQPAAGPRQSVELDSAAALKLLGSVSLGRVVFTQHALPTIRPVNHVLEDGDIIIRTHEGAALTSHAQHAGGEGVVVAYEADTIDPDTHLGWSVVVTGYAHLVTDAAEVARYRAMLRPWMNRTMDYAVRIRPDLVTGIRLTSAPGPDGGHEAS; this is encoded by the coding sequence ATGGCAACCGAGAACGCCCAGCAGCCCGCCGCAGGACCGCGGCAGAGTGTCGAACTCGACAGCGCCGCAGCCCTGAAACTGCTGGGCAGTGTGTCGCTGGGCAGGGTCGTCTTCACCCAGCACGCGCTGCCGACCATCCGCCCGGTCAACCACGTCCTGGAGGACGGCGACATCATCATCCGCACCCACGAAGGCGCGGCCCTGACCTCGCACGCACAGCACGCCGGAGGTGAGGGCGTCGTCGTCGCCTACGAAGCCGACACCATCGACCCGGACACGCACCTCGGCTGGAGCGTCGTGGTGACCGGATACGCCCACCTGGTCACCGACGCCGCGGAGGTGGCCCGCTATCGGGCGATGCTCCGCCCCTGGATGAACCGGACCATGGACTACGCGGTCCGCATCCGTCCCGATCTGGTCACCGGAATCCGTCTCACGTCCGCGCCCGGGCCGGACGGCGGGCACGAAGCGAGCTGA
- a CDS encoding universal stress protein gives MLRHVAAGIDGSPESLAAAHWAARDAIRRGVALRLVHAWEWRPRPAPSVPMGVSQREWAEQTLMRASNSVRASHPGLRIIDEPVSQSPVAALLAATEQSGLLVLGSRGLSGVAGFLVGSVSQRVVARATCPVVLVRVGESSADEHFSAPGGVSPDEISETPYRDIVLGLDTGRPCDELIEFAFETARRCHAALRVVHVFSAPPAHPAADRPVPQSGPERLAEHEHAVVAALRPWCEKFPEVAVTETVVEGRAANELVRATSGAALAVVGRRVREARLGTHIGSVAHAVLHHAGCPVAVIPHA, from the coding sequence ATGCTTCGACACGTCGCCGCAGGGATCGACGGCTCGCCCGAGAGCCTGGCCGCCGCGCACTGGGCGGCCCGGGACGCGATTCGGCGCGGCGTCGCGCTGCGTCTGGTGCATGCCTGGGAATGGCGTCCGCGCCCCGCCCCGTCGGTGCCGATGGGCGTCTCCCAGCGAGAGTGGGCCGAGCAGACCCTGATGCGGGCGTCGAACAGCGTCCGCGCCTCTCACCCCGGGCTGCGCATCATCGACGAGCCGGTGTCGCAGTCGCCGGTCGCCGCGTTGCTCGCGGCTACCGAGCAATCCGGGCTGCTGGTCCTCGGCTCCCGTGGACTCAGCGGCGTCGCGGGTTTCCTGGTCGGCTCCGTGTCCCAGCGGGTCGTCGCCAGGGCGACGTGTCCCGTGGTGCTCGTACGGGTGGGGGAGAGCTCCGCGGACGAGCACTTCTCGGCCCCCGGCGGAGTCTCGCCGGACGAGATCTCCGAGACCCCGTATCGCGACATCGTCCTCGGTCTCGACACCGGCCGGCCCTGTGACGAGCTGATCGAGTTCGCCTTCGAGACGGCCCGGCGCTGCCATGCGGCCCTCCGGGTTGTTCACGTCTTCAGCGCCCCGCCGGCCCACCCGGCCGCCGACCGGCCGGTTCCGCAGTCCGGCCCCGAAAGGCTGGCCGAGCACGAACACGCCGTGGTCGCGGCGCTGCGCCCGTGGTGCGAGAAGTTCCCCGAGGTCGCCGTCACCGAGACGGTTGTCGAAGGGCGTGCGGCCAATGAATTGGTGAGGGCCACTTCCGGAGCGGCCCTCGCCGTCGTGGGACGGCGGGTGCGAGAAGCGCGGCTCGGTACGCACATCGGTTCCGTCGCGCACGCAGTGCTGCACCACGCCGGGTGCCCCGTCGCTGTGATCCCGCATGCCTGA